A window of Nonomuraea angiospora genomic DNA:
CCCCGGGCCAGGCGCGTCGGCTCCGTGACGCCGCCCGTGCCCGTCCGTACCACGGCCAGGCGGTCCAGCACCGCCTCGGGGTCCTTGGCGTCCGGTACGGGCCCGTCGCCGGTGACGAGGCGCACCGGGAAGCCCGCTCTGGCCGCGGCGAGCGCGACCGAGGCGGCGGCGTCCACGGCCAGCTCCGTGAGGTCGCGGGTGTCCAGGACGACGGTGGTGGTGGGGAGGCTGGCGTCGATGAGCTGGCGGACCATGAGCGTCCCGGTGCGGGCGCTCGACCGCCAGTGGACGTGCCGCAGGTCGTCACCGACGACGTACTCGCGGAGGGTGTGGAAGGTGACCGTGCCGCTGGGGGCGTTGTCGCTGGTGGGGCCCTCCAGGTGGTGGGCCCTGCCGGACGGGGGGACGGGGAGGGCGACCGTGCGGGGCCGTACCAGGAGGGTGACGGGCGACCCGTACGATCTGACGCGGCGCGTGAGCCCGAACGGGTCGGCCCGGACGAGCAGCAGCGGCCCCACCGGGATCTCGCCGCGCACGTCCGTCGGCAGCGGGTACGACACCGTGCGGACGGCCCCCTTCGGCAGCCTGGGCAGGTCGACGGTGTGCTCCGCCGCGCCGATCCGG
This region includes:
- a CDS encoding DUF58 domain-containing protein; the protein is MRTPPPAPWQRLTAVLTPLGWGTLAGSLALYAAGFALGYPEPVVLATGGLLALAAALAWTAPRPRLEVRREVTPLKVPRGDAAVAVLNVTNLGRRSLSGLRAQDRIGAAEHTVDLPRLPKGAVRTVSYPLPTDVRGEIPVGPLLLVRADPFGLTRRVRSYGSPVTLLVRPRTVALPVPPSGRAHHLEGPTSDNAPSGTVTFHTLREYVVGDDLRHVHWRSSARTGTLMVRQLIDASLPTTTVVLDTRDLTELAVDAAASVALAAARAGFPVRLVTGDGPVPDAKDPEAVLDRLAVVRTGTGGVTEPTRLARGGGSLVLVTPDPAEAGRVAGVRRRFDRVICVYVGTGAVAVPGVTVLPIGSLDALPLAWGAR